The Longimicrobiales bacterium nucleotide sequence ATGATGTGTTCCACGCGTACTCTTCCTGACCGTCCTCCGTCTGAAACTTCAACTCGAACTGCTTCGAGAAGTTCTGCCCTAGGAAGTGAGACGTCCCGGCTTGAAGCGCTTTGTTGTCCTTCATGAGCGCTTCGCAGGCATAACTCCGCACCGCACCCGCAAATTTCTCGGACTCAGACTTCAGCCCTGTCAGCGGGGGCATGCCAATCCACTCTTCCATGAACTTTCGGTACACGCCGAGAATCAACAGAGTCTCTTCTTCCGCTTCCTCGGCCGTCGCATGCGCTGTGTGGCCTTCCTGCCAAAGGAATTCGGACGTGCGGAGGAAGAGACGGGTACGCATCTCCCAGCGCATGACGTTCGCCCATTGGTTCATCAGAATGGGCAGGTCGCGGTAGCTCTGGACCCATTTGGCATACATGTGATAGATGATCGTCTCGGAGGTCGGCCGGATCACATAAGGCTCTTCGAGCTCCTTGCCGCCTGCTTGAGTCACCACCGCAAGTTCAGGAGCAAACCCCTCAATGTGCTCCTTCTCGCGCTCAATGAAGCTCATTGGGATCAAAAGCGGGAAGTATGCGTTCTCATGTCCAGTCTCCTTGAACATGTCGTCCAAAGCACGCTGCATGAGTTCCCAGATTCCGTACCCCCAGGGTCGGATCACCATACTCCCGCGCACAGGGGAGTGATCGGCAAGCTCTGCCCGCTGGACCACTTCGTTATACCAGGCGGAAAAATCCTCGGCCTGGGGCGTCAGTTTTTTATCTTTAGCCATCGTTCTCTTCGTTGTTTCGGTCGATCGTGGTTCGCCAAGAATCGGCGTCGCGTCGCAAGCGGTATAAGGCGATGGATCCCGGGACTATGAACAAAAATAGGGATGCCACCACCCAAGTAGGTCGGAAGCCGAATCCCGACGGCTCCCCGGTGAGCCATGCGACGACTGCCCCGCCTGCCGTCGCTAGGAGCATCGCACCCCCCATGATGACCCACTCCAGAATATCGAGACGGCGAATCGCCCGCCTGGTCACACGCTTGGCTGCCTCGGCAGCCTCACGATCCGCGCTACGAACGCTGGTCACAGTGAGTCGAGAGCGATCTCCCGCTCCTCACCCGTCACCATATCACGCGCCATCACGGAGCCCCGCGCAAGTTCGTCTGGGCCGACAATGAACACCTGGCGGGCGCCTTCCTTCGCGGCCGCCTTCATCTGCTTGCCGACACCTTGCTCGCGCAGGCCGTACGCGACGCTGTGACCGGCGGCGCGCAAGCGCGTGGCAATCCGTAGAGCCTCCGTTCGTTCTTCTTCGCCGACGATCACAAGGTAGTAGTCGACGGCCCGCTCGTATTCCGGCAGGAGGCCACGATCCTTCAAGAGTTCGCCCAGTACAACGTCACCCATTCCGAAGCCCACAGCTGGAAGGGGATCTCCCCCTACGAACTCGAGCAGGCGGTCGTACCGTCCACCACCACAAATCGCCCTCAGTTCACCCTTCCGGTCGAAGAGCTCGAACACGATGCCCGTGTAGTACGCCAGACCACGAACAATGCGGAGGTCGACCTCCACGTAGTCCCCCAACCCCATCGCCTCCAGCATTACCAGATATTCGGAGAGTGGCTCAAGGGCCGTGGCAACCGCCTCGTCCTCACCGAAGTGCTCCCGGATCTGATCCAATCCCGTGGTGTCGAGTAGCGTGAGCAATGCATCTGCGGCGTCCTCGGTGAGTCCGCACTCGGCCACGAGACGCTGTTGCGACTTCTCCTTCGGCGCGCGCTCCATCTTGTCGACGATTCCAAACGCCGCCTGGAGCCCCTCGCCATCGATTCCCGATGCATTGAGAACAGCAGTCAGAAGGCGGCGATCCGAAACACGCGCATAGAAGTCGACTGCTGTGAGGCCGAGCTCGCGCAGGGCGTCGATGCTGACTGCAACAATCTCGACGTCCGCGGCGACGGAGCCTTCGCCCACGATATCAACATTCAGCTGGAAGTGTTCGCGAAGCCGTCCCCTCTGTTGCCGTTCGTACCGGAACAGCTGCGGGATCGAGAACCACCGAATCGGCTTGCTCATTCCGCGTGAACGATCTCCGAGAATGCGCGCCAACGACGGAGTCATCTCGGGGCGCAAGGACACGCCGCGGTCCCCCTTGTCTACGAAGTTGTAGAGCTGCCCCACGATCTCTTCACCGCTCTTCTCCACATAGAGGCCGAGTGGCTCTAGCGGAGGACCATCATACTCCAAAAACCCGTAGCGTCGGGAGACCCGTCGCCACGCGTCGAAGATGTAAGAACGGAGTGCGAAGTCCTCAGGGGCGAAGTCCCGAAACCCCGGAAGCCGCGAAAAAGCTGAGCTTGCCATGGTGGCGCGGAATCTAGCAGACTCAGACTGGTGTTCAACCAGCCCAGGTCGGAAAGAGCTTTGGTCCCTTTACCACTTGCTCAGTGGCTCAAGGCCTAGGACGCTCAACGCCGAACCAACGGTGTGCACCGAACCGGTAACGAGCACCGTACCCTTCCCTGCCTCGGCGCGAGCCTTTTGCATGGCCCGTTCGAAGTCTTCCTCCACCGTCACGTGCGTAATGGTCCCTACTGAGTCCCCCGCATCTCTCACCGACCAACGCCTCTCAGGAGGAGCAGACGGAGCCTGCGTCAGAATCGCCTGGTCTGCCCTCGAGAACAAAGGAGGCAGCATGCCTCGCCAATCCTTATCACCGAGTACTCCCACAACCATGACGAGCGGGCGAGGAAGTTCGAGCCGGTCGATG carries:
- the proS gene encoding proline--tRNA ligase; the encoded protein is MAKDKKLTPQAEDFSAWYNEVVQRAELADHSPVRGSMVIRPWGYGIWELMQRALDDMFKETGHENAYFPLLIPMSFIEREKEHIEGFAPELAVVTQAGGKELEEPYVIRPTSETIIYHMYAKWVQSYRDLPILMNQWANVMRWEMRTRLFLRTSEFLWQEGHTAHATAEEAEEETLLILGVYRKFMEEWIGMPPLTGLKSESEKFAGAVRSYACEALMKDNKALQAGTSHFLGQNFSKQFELKFQTEDGQEEYAWNTSWGVSTRLVGGLIMTHGDDDGLIIPPRLAPVQVVIIPILRGDDVTPVLEKAEEVRLRLKDQGIRAKIDARDHISPGAKYFEWERKGVPFRIEIGPKDLEQGQLALARRLVPEGEKRKAFLPEAQVLGELPDRLEGFQTELMQAALARREENSVRGVKSLSELEEAFKDGAGFVYTGWSGDGAVEEIVKERMKATIRVLPSEEFRSTDTPTKCVSGEGDSVTEVAWARAY
- the hisS gene encoding histidine--tRNA ligase; this encodes MASSAFSRLPGFRDFAPEDFALRSYIFDAWRRVSRRYGFLEYDGPPLEPLGLYVEKSGEEIVGQLYNFVDKGDRGVSLRPEMTPSLARILGDRSRGMSKPIRWFSIPQLFRYERQQRGRLREHFQLNVDIVGEGSVAADVEIVAVSIDALRELGLTAVDFYARVSDRRLLTAVLNASGIDGEGLQAAFGIVDKMERAPKEKSQQRLVAECGLTEDAADALLTLLDTTGLDQIREHFGEDEAVATALEPLSEYLVMLEAMGLGDYVEVDLRIVRGLAYYTGIVFELFDRKGELRAICGGGRYDRLLEFVGGDPLPAVGFGMGDVVLGELLKDRGLLPEYERAVDYYLVIVGEEERTEALRIATRLRAAGHSVAYGLREQGVGKQMKAAAKEGARQVFIVGPDELARGSVMARDMVTGEEREIALDSL